A window of the Branchiostoma lanceolatum isolate klBraLanc5 chromosome 13, klBraLanc5.hap2, whole genome shotgun sequence genome harbors these coding sequences:
- the LOC136447150 gene encoding solute carrier organic anion transporter family member 4C1-like, translating to MATNPRSHRNRSRFKPDQTIQMKMTKVTRNVLHMDGGVSAPGFLVAVCLTQLTLGLISDGFISATITTIERRFGLSSSQSGCGSMLYGMPHFLVGPHVYGALESDVCDLQGNSTRSESQVAMGIGATPLVVFGYDLVEISAPSNQGGLYIGIVQTFKGLAVAVGILLGGQLLGLYIDVDKADAIPPIGGVTDPRWLGAWWLGFFLFGAVLLLISVFHGGFTRDFFSATIVPGGVLGSFLSGFLMKKFRVGVKGALKMASVTQCIIVLFTTNSLIRCPNVDFAGVTVPYHDRFAPPAPPVTAGIALLSDCNSNCSCTTYYNPVCGRNGLTFFSPCHAGCAEHDFQKQTYSTCYCVGPDRNTTTFSNSTEPDVVPGYCEKDCGLLLPLLAMVFIWASGLSGVVPLLIFVLLRSVEERQRSMAVGISSVVGRLLGAIPGPILFGALVDRSCLLWGQTCGSGDRGACLLYDSVNMSNYLFAASFTCNFLGLASLLIALYAWKKRRSEETTVRVDPRPLRLSIVMDIKELDSISD from the exons ATGGCGACCAATCCCAGAAGTCACCGGAACAGGAGCCGCTTCAAACCGGATCAGACGATACAAATGAAGATGACAAAAGTGACGAGGAACGTGCTTCATATGGATGGTGGTGTTTCCGCCCCAG GGTTTCTGGTTGCCGTGTGCTTGACGCAACTGACGTTGGGTCTCATCTCGGACGGGTTCATCAGTGCTACAATCACAACCATCGAGAGACGGTTCGGTCTCTCAAGTTCACAGTCAG GATGTGGATCAATGCTCTACGGGATGCCGCACTTCCTGGTGGGCCCTCACGTGTACGGAGCCCTGGAATCGGACGTCTGTGACCTCCAAGGAAACAGCACACGATCTGAAT CCCAAGTTGCGATGGGGATCGGGGCAACGCCGCTTGTGGTGTTTGGTTATGATCTGGTGGAGATAAGTGCACCATCAAATCAGGGAGGACTTTATATCG GTATTGTCCAGACGTTCAAAGGACTTGCGGTCGCCGTGGGCATACTGCTCGGGGGGCAGCTACTGGGGCTCTACATAGATGTCGACAAAGCCGACGCAATACC GCCCATAGGCGGAGTAACAGACCCTCGATGGCTGGGAGCCTGGTGGCTTGGCTTCTTCCTTTTCGGCGCAGTTCTCTTACTGATCAGTGTCTTTCATGGCGGATTTACTCGGGACTTCTTCA GCGCGACCATTGTTCCCGGAGGGGTGCTCGGCAGTTTCCTGTCCGGATTCCTGATGAAAAAGTTCCGAGTCGGAGTGAAAGGAGCACTAAAGATGGCGTCCGTCACCCAGTGCATAATCGTACTCTTCACCACTAATAGCCTAATTCGCTGTCCTAACGTGGACTTTGCAGGAGTGACGGTACCATACCATGATAG GTTTGCTCCCCCGGCTCCCCCTGTGACTGCAGGAATCGCCCTTTTGTCGGACTGCAACAGCAACTGTAGCTGCACCACCTACTATAACCCCGTCTGTGGTAGAAACGGCCTCACGTTCTTCTCTCCCTGTCACGCGGGATGTGCGGAACACGACTTCCAGAAACAG ACATACAGCACATGCTACTGCGTTGGCCCGGACCGGAACACAACGACGTTTAGTAACAGCACAGAACCAGACGTTGTACCCGGATACTGCGAGAAAGACTGTGGTCTCCTCCTGCCATTGCTGGCCATGGTATTCATCTGGGCATCAGGTCTTTCTGGAGTGGTTCCATTGTTGATATTCGTCCTTCTAAG ATCCGTTGAGGAGAGGCAGAGATCCATGGCAGTTGGTATATCCAGCGTGGTCGGACGACTTCTGG GGGCGATCCCGGGCCCGATCCTTTTCGGCGCGCTGGTGGACCGGAGCTGCCTGCTTTGGGGCCAGACGTGTGGATCCGGAGACCGCGGCGCCTGCCTGCTGTACGACAGCGTCAACATGAGTAACTACCTGTTCGCCGCCAGCTTCACGTGCAACTTCCTGGGCCTGGCGTCTCTGTTGATCGCCCTGTATGCCTGGAAGAAGAGGCGTAGCGAAGAGACAACTGTGAGAGTAGACCCCAGACCGCTACGCTTAAGTATTGTCATGGATATAAAAGAACTAGATTCTATTTCTGATTGA